In Candidatus Woesearchaeota archaeon, a genomic segment contains:
- the trpS gene encoding tryptophan--tRNA ligase: MAEINPWGSGKIEDYEHVFEEFGLSKFTEYNISKHYLFRRQIIIAHRDFSKISDAIKNKKKFLQLTGIASSGDFHLGHKLDIDFYLLFRKLGAKSRFCVCDIDGYVSRPDAKVPSISAAKVIAVRNAADAIALGIPPEEIYAQSQKEKEYYQLTYEISKKITSNTFEAIYGHTDLGKISAVLLQIADILHVQMPFMFGKAPSITGIGIDQDPHARLTRDVSKRLGYDLEMPSFFYFKHLSGLKEGSKMSSSEPDTAIFLKDSPEEVKRKISRCFTGGKDSVEEQRKTGGNPEICKVYEILKFHNPDENFVSETHKNCKSGKLLCGECKKNCIGFLNEMLKEHQEKYKKAVPAAKKIVYGK; this comes from the coding sequence ATGGCAGAAATAAATCCCTGGGGCTCAGGCAAGATTGAGGACTATGAGCATGTGTTTGAGGAGTTCGGGCTCTCAAAATTCACAGAATACAATATTAGTAAGCACTATCTTTTCAGAAGGCAGATTATAATTGCGCACAGGGATTTCTCAAAGATTTCTGACGCAATAAAAAACAAGAAGAAGTTTCTCCAGCTCACTGGAATTGCCTCATCCGGGGATTTTCACCTCGGGCACAAGCTTGACATTGATTTCTACCTTCTTTTCAGAAAGCTAGGCGCTAAGAGCAGGTTCTGCGTGTGCGACATAGACGGGTATGTGAGCAGGCCTGATGCTAAAGTCCCTTCAATAAGCGCTGCAAAAGTGATTGCAGTGAGAAACGCAGCTGACGCAATTGCCTTGGGGATTCCGCCTGAGGAGATTTATGCGCAGTCGCAGAAGGAAAAAGAGTATTATCAATTGACTTATGAAATTTCCAAGAAAATCACAAGCAACACATTTGAGGCAATCTACGGGCACACTGACTTGGGAAAGATTTCAGCAGTGCTTCTCCAGATTGCAGACATTCTTCATGTCCAGATGCCTTTCATGTTCGGAAAAGCTCCCTCAATAACAGGAATAGGGATTGACCAGGACCCTCACGCGCGCCTGACAAGAGACGTTTCAAAAAGGCTTGGCTATGACTTGGAGATGCCTTCATTCTTCTATTTCAAGCACCTGTCTGGCTTAAAGGAAGGGAGCAAGATGAGCTCGTCTGAGCCAGACACCGCAATATTCCTGAAGGACTCCCCTGAAGAAGTCAAGAGAAAGATTTCAAGATGCTTTACAGGTGGAAAGGATTCTGTTGAAGAGCAGAGAAAAACAGGAGGAAATCCGGAAATCTGCAAGGTTTATGAAATCCTTAAGTTCCATAATCCAGATGAGAATTTTGTTTCTGAAACGCATAAGAACTGCAAGTCAGGAAAGCTTCTGTGCGGCGAGTGCAAGAAAAACTGCATTGGTTTCCTGAACGAAATGCTGAAGGAGCACCAGGAGAAATACAAAAAGGCCGTTCCAGCAGCAAAGAAAATAGTTTACGGGAAATAA
- a CDS encoding HAD-IB family phosphatase: MEAIIISVTCIIPAYNEEESISRVVEAAKKVKLIDEIIVVDDGSSDKTFLYAKEAGAKVISHPKNRGKGAAIMTGIKNASGDILLFVDADIYNISSRKISSIIKPIILDEADFVKTSFHRNRGRVTELVVKPLLKILLPFVNFKQPLSGQFAIKKELVKYLDIDERWGVDIQILIQMVKKGVRTKEVDIGFIAHKKQPLENLVGMSEQVIKAILSEIGLFAKNHKLIIFDFDNTIIKESSIDVISKELGFKEKLDKLRRKYARSEITDSFITASLALCFKGKTKKEVERACSKIHFAKHAEKVIDWLKKRHYKIAIVSCAFSPVVEFFAKQMGIDKIICPVLVIGKDGKFTGEVIAKTRHNSECCDSIFCKGDAARDLMKSFKVTAEECVAVADGKNDSCLFQACGLSLAYNPEIKTGDIQITNLSEVLVIVE; this comes from the coding sequence TTGGAGGCGATAATTATATCTGTCACATGCATAATACCCGCTTACAATGAAGAGGAGTCAATTTCAAGAGTTGTTGAGGCGGCAAAAAAAGTAAAATTAATTGACGAGATTATTGTTGTTGACGACGGCTCATCAGACAAGACTTTCTTATATGCCAAAGAAGCAGGCGCAAAGGTAATATCGCATCCAAAAAACAGGGGAAAGGGCGCTGCAATAATGACAGGAATCAAAAATGCATCCGGCGACATACTGCTGTTTGTGGATGCTGACATATACAATATTTCTTCAAGAAAAATATCCTCAATAATAAAGCCTATAATACTTGACGAGGCAGATTTTGTAAAGACATCCTTTCACAGGAATAGGGGAAGGGTTACTGAGCTTGTGGTTAAGCCCCTCCTTAAAATTCTGCTTCCATTTGTGAACTTCAAGCAGCCGTTAAGCGGGCAGTTCGCAATAAAAAAAGAGCTTGTTAAATACCTGGATATAGATGAAAGATGGGGTGTGGATATACAGATACTCATCCAGATGGTGAAGAAAGGGGTAAGAACTAAGGAAGTGGACATTGGGTTTATAGCCCACAAGAAACAGCCCCTTGAAAACCTTGTGGGAATGTCTGAACAGGTGATAAAGGCAATTCTCTCTGAAATAGGGCTCTTTGCAAAAAACCATAAGCTCATCATATTTGACTTTGATAATACCATAATAAAGGAAAGCAGCATAGATGTAATCTCAAAAGAGCTCGGCTTTAAAGAAAAGCTGGATAAGCTAAGAAGAAAATACGCTCGCAGTGAGATAACTGACTCTTTCATTACTGCTTCCCTTGCATTATGCTTTAAGGGCAAAACAAAAAAGGAGGTAGAGCGCGCCTGCAGCAAGATTCACTTTGCAAAGCACGCTGAAAAAGTGATTGACTGGCTGAAAAAGAGGCACTATAAAATAGCAATTGTCTCATGCGCATTCTCGCCCGTTGTTGAATTCTTCGCAAAACAGATGGGAATAGATAAAATAATCTGCCCTGTGCTTGTTATTGGGAAGGATGGGAAATTCACCGGGGAAGTAATTGCAAAGACAAGGCACAATTCAGAATGCTGCGACTCAATCTTCTGCAAGGGTGACGCTGCGCGGGACTTGATGAAATCATTTAAGGTAACGGCTGAGGAATGCGTTGCAGTTGCAGACGGAAAAAATGACTCCTGCCTCTTTCAGGCGTGCGGGCTCTCGCTTGCCTACAATCCTGAGATAAAAACAGGGGATATCCAGATAACAAACCTGTCAGAAGTTCTTGTTATTGTTGAATAA
- a CDS encoding aminopeptidase translates to MSKMDYKNASLKLLKENLALKRGEKLTVVTDRQNCPIFSAVSFAGKKLGAQVKHIHISNNRTNSEPVPELRALFLNSDVIVGITDNSLSHCPETKEAMKKGARIITMPGIGKSNSLFLKAIKADSGKIHAITKKLADKMKGVRKIRVTSPKGTELMIIATPSTIDLDNGDSTSPGSLNNLPYGEVSEAPVNIANGILAIDSSDLGISPSDNVRVELRNGKIISCNNNNARRFVSLLKKIDGERATRIVEIGLGTNYLHTKLMGNILHDEKMIGTVHIAFGGYGDKRKCKIHEDVMVLKPTVWFDGKAVIKDGKIL, encoded by the coding sequence ATGTCAAAAATGGATTACAAGAATGCCTCGCTTAAGCTTCTTAAGGAGAACCTGGCGCTGAAAAGGGGGGAAAAGCTCACTGTTGTCACAGACAGACAGAACTGCCCCATATTCAGCGCAGTTTCCTTTGCGGGAAAAAAACTTGGCGCCCAGGTTAAGCATATTCACATCTCCAACAACAGAACAAACAGCGAGCCCGTGCCTGAATTAAGGGCTCTTTTCCTTAACAGCGATGTTATAGTTGGGATAACTGACAACAGCCTCTCGCACTGCCCTGAGACCAAGGAAGCAATGAAGAAAGGCGCAAGGATAATCACAATGCCCGGGATAGGAAAGAGCAATTCCCTCTTCCTTAAGGCAATTAAGGCAGATTCAGGCAAGATTCATGCAATTACAAAAAAGCTCGCTGACAAGATGAAAGGAGTGAGAAAAATAAGGGTTACAAGCCCAAAAGGCACAGAGCTTATGATTATCGCAACTCCTTCCACAATTGACCTGGATAACGGCGATTCAACATCTCCCGGAAGCCTGAACAATCTTCCATACGGCGAGGTCTCAGAAGCGCCTGTGAACATCGCTAACGGGATTCTTGCAATAGACTCATCTGACTTGGGGATATCACCTTCTGATAATGTAAGAGTTGAATTAAGGAACGGGAAAATTATCTCCTGCAACAACAATAATGCAAGGCGCTTTGTCTCCCTGCTGAAAAAGATTGACGGCGAACGCGCGACAAGGATTGTTGAGATAGGGCTCGGAACAAACTATCTTCACACAAAGCTTATGGGAAACATCCTTCATGATGAAAAAATGATTGGGACAGTGCACATTGCATTCGGGGGATATGGCGATAAGAGAAAATGCAAGATACATGAGGATGTCATGGTTCTTAAGCCAACTGTCTGGTTTGACGGAAAAGCGGTAATAAAAGACGGAAAAATCCTTTGA
- a CDS encoding Mov34/MPN/PAD-1 family protein, whose product MEQVDFINKIIRNNFYEKMSLEKILSSVKITDYALEKARAYARAVCDISKMQLECGGILVGEIDRFDGIATEAYLSPGQEVSSTTYDGNLERLSEESEFLQKSGKKIIGCWHSHNSMNAFHSSRDDENLKNLFLEISAYNQLEIGRQRVFLAGQELKAETIENESGNETIIRLTSDDNPKKVFEIKLEGQNPFSDMKVRSICEQRFIGTDFAYSVVVNNHGKVYSEVYYTEPRKKETVKVKDAPLEIIQGLEFDKSELYETAKKEASLLVKFRGVEIGKLNSDNDKTNMKDRQLFLPEPLDIQTLPQKDKQLEGIILIPDNIESQPSGNELSKRILEDYVSKQKYSTTDIDRSLIWREGISPIKADRVRKKINDGKARMIYYSEKRLKKADIPEIRRILPGLEEFYSGIIADSKNFPDDIKSNALSGMAVLSGIKSSAYLLRDRELSEIERKIEGIDRSIASRYDKKDAQDSILIQALSYIMQAFSDNESLMYKKEIYEMQRREIAEFYNLSGKVSGKG is encoded by the coding sequence ATGGAACAGGTAGACTTCATAAACAAGATTATCAGGAACAATTTTTATGAGAAGATGAGCCTTGAAAAAATCCTTTCAAGCGTCAAAATCACTGACTATGCCCTTGAAAAAGCCAGGGCTTATGCAAGGGCTGTATGCGACATCTCAAAAATGCAGCTTGAATGCGGAGGCATTCTTGTGGGCGAAATTGACAGGTTTGACGGAATCGCAACAGAAGCATACCTTTCGCCGGGACAGGAGGTATCCTCTACAACATATGACGGAAACCTGGAGCGGCTGAGTGAGGAATCTGAATTCCTTCAGAAAAGCGGCAAAAAAATCATCGGCTGCTGGCACAGCCACAACAGCATGAATGCTTTTCACTCCTCGCGCGATGATGAAAACCTTAAAAATTTGTTTTTGGAAATTTCAGCATACAACCAGCTTGAAATTGGAAGGCAGAGGGTTTTCCTTGCAGGGCAGGAATTGAAGGCAGAAACAATTGAAAATGAAAGCGGAAATGAAACAATAATCCGGCTCACCTCAGATGACAACCCTAAAAAGGTGTTTGAGATTAAGCTTGAAGGGCAAAACCCCTTTTCAGATATGAAAGTCAGGTCAATATGCGAGCAGAGATTCATAGGAACTGATTTTGCATACAGCGTTGTTGTCAATAATCATGGAAAGGTGTATTCTGAAGTTTATTACACTGAACCCAGAAAAAAAGAGACAGTGAAGGTAAAGGATGCCCCATTGGAAATTATCCAGGGGCTTGAATTTGACAAATCCGAGCTTTATGAAACTGCAAAAAAAGAGGCTTCTCTTCTTGTTAAATTCAGGGGAGTTGAGATTGGAAAGCTGAATTCAGATAATGACAAAACCAATATGAAAGATAGGCAGCTTTTCCTGCCTGAGCCTCTTGATATTCAGACCCTGCCCCAAAAAGACAAGCAATTGGAGGGAATCATCCTGATTCCGGATAATATAGAATCTCAGCCATCAGGAAATGAGCTGTCTAAAAGAATCCTTGAGGATTATGTCTCAAAGCAGAAATACAGCACAACAGACATTGACCGCAGTTTAATTTGGAGGGAAGGGATTTCTCCAATTAAGGCAGACAGAGTCCGCAAGAAGATAAATGATGGAAAAGCCAGGATGATTTACTATTCAGAAAAGAGGCTTAAAAAGGCGGATATTCCCGAGATAAGAAGGATTTTACCAGGGCTTGAGGAATTTTATTCAGGAATAATTGCCGACAGCAAAAATTTTCCTGATGACATAAAAAGCAATGCTCTTTCAGGAATGGCTGTGCTTTCAGGGATTAAAAGCAGCGCTTACCTCTTAAGAGACAGGGAATTATCTGAAATTGAAAGGAAGATTGAAGGAATTGACCGAAGTATTGCATCTCGTTATGATAAAAAAGATGCTCAGGACAGCATTTTAATCCAGGCGCTTTCCTATATAATGCAGGCATTTTCAGATAATGAAAGCCTCATGTATAAAAAGGAAATATATGAAATGCAGAGAAGGGAGATAGCTGAATTTTACAATCTTTCAGGAAAAGTTTCAGGGAAGGGGTAA